A region of Paenibacillus thiaminolyticus DNA encodes the following proteins:
- a CDS encoding DUF47 domain-containing protein, with the protein MFKKRDVFFETLQNMADTLVQAAETFAQGVENLQDVLAFTKEMKELESKCDVYTHTILTELNKVFITPIEREDIMALTTALDDVLDGMEASASRFDMYQLLERDEIVVLFADVIKRSTYEIQKAIRLLSEKKLLAIREHNIRVNELENAADDIYRRGIRALFADVTDPIELIKRKDIYERLEQTTDSCEDVANQLESIVMRNS; encoded by the coding sequence ATGTTCAAGAAAAGGGACGTGTTTTTCGAAACGCTGCAAAATATGGCGGATACGCTCGTCCAGGCAGCGGAAACGTTCGCACAAGGGGTAGAAAATCTGCAGGACGTCTTAGCGTTCACGAAGGAAATGAAGGAACTGGAAAGCAAATGCGACGTTTATACCCACACCATTTTGACGGAGCTCAATAAGGTGTTCATTACGCCGATTGAGCGGGAAGACATCATGGCTCTGACAACGGCTCTGGATGATGTTCTGGACGGCATGGAGGCTAGCGCCTCGCGTTTCGACATGTACCAATTGCTTGAACGGGACGAGATCGTCGTATTATTTGCCGATGTCATCAAGCGCAGCACCTACGAGATTCAAAAGGCAATCCGCTTGTTGTCTGAAAAGAAACTTCTGGCTATTCGCGAGCACAATATTCGAGTTAACGAGCTGGAGAATGCGGCTGACGATATTTACCGCCGCGGCATTCGGGCTCTGTTCGCAGATGTGACCGATCCAATAGAACTAATCAAGCGCAAAGACATTTATGAGCGGTTGGAGCAGACGACCGACAGCTGCGAGGATGTGGCGAATCAGCTGGAATCGATCGTCATGCGGAATTCCTGA
- a CDS encoding ABC transporter permease has product MRELFRYEWRTNRRSFVIWTLIIVLFQMMFAGFGDLYMSNEDMLKLLEQFPPAVLEGFGLHAELMTSFEGWMASEPLVFYMLLLGAFAAIWAASAGVRERDAGTADFMYTLPLSRCRIFLGKAAAHVSGLLLIAALSYGATLLFGSLFSTVRDPGILFLYTAASVLTALAFAGIGYALSVAVSSERAGMAVSIGIVILSFLFHMLAGMHESLSWLSRLSLFTAFSGIDLFLDGSLPWPAVFITIVLYAGGLAGGRWWLSRRDL; this is encoded by the coding sequence ATGCGCGAGCTGTTCCGATATGAATGGCGGACGAACCGGAGAAGCTTCGTCATCTGGACGCTCATTATCGTGCTGTTCCAGATGATGTTCGCCGGGTTCGGCGATCTGTATATGAGCAATGAGGATATGCTGAAGCTGCTGGAGCAGTTCCCGCCGGCGGTGCTGGAAGGATTTGGCCTGCATGCTGAATTAATGACCAGCTTCGAAGGCTGGATGGCGAGCGAGCCGCTCGTTTTTTATATGCTCCTGCTGGGAGCGTTCGCCGCGATCTGGGCCGCTTCGGCCGGAGTGCGGGAGCGGGATGCGGGGACAGCCGATTTCATGTACACGCTGCCGTTGTCCCGCTGCCGCATCTTCCTAGGCAAGGCGGCGGCTCATGTCTCGGGGTTGCTGCTGATCGCGGCGCTGAGCTATGGGGCGACGCTATTGTTCGGCAGCCTGTTCAGCACGGTAAGGGATCCGGGAATCCTGTTCCTATATACGGCGGCCAGCGTACTGACGGCGTTGGCTTTTGCGGGTATCGGCTACGCCTTGTCGGTCGCCGTCTCTTCCGAACGGGCGGGAATGGCGGTCAGCATCGGCATTGTGATTTTGTCCTTTCTTTTCCATATGCTTGCCGGCATGCATGAATCGCTGTCCTGGCTGTCCCGGCTCAGCCTGTTCACCGCCTTCAGCGGCATAGACCTGTTCCTGGACGGAAGCTTGCCATGGCCTGCGGTATTCATTACGATAGTGCTATACGCAGGGGGCTTGGCAGGCGGCCGATGGTGGCTGTCCCGGCGGGATCTGTAG
- a CDS encoding diacylglycerol kinase encodes MIKKARLIYNPTSGREEGKKRLADILHMLDAAGIEATAHATDGAGDATASAADAIDRGYDMIIAAGGDGTLNEVINGMAGKPSRPPLGIIPLGTTNDFARALGIPRHWEDACSIITRQKTRVIDLGQANDTYFINIAGGGSLTELTYEVPSKLKTMIGQLAYYMKGLEKMTSLRPTELRIEVDGHGVFHEEFMLFLIANTNSVGGFEKLAPGARIDDGLFDVIMLKKCNLAEFIRVAGMALRGDHILDPLIIHVQSKRVTVTSPDTVQLNLDGEYGGLLPGTFQVLPSHLRIFADVPEAQPEQG; translated from the coding sequence ATGATAAAAAAAGCAAGATTAATCTATAACCCGACTTCCGGGCGGGAGGAAGGGAAGAAGCGGCTGGCGGACATTCTGCATATGCTGGATGCCGCCGGGATCGAGGCGACGGCGCATGCGACGGATGGCGCGGGCGATGCGACAGCCAGCGCGGCGGATGCGATCGACCGGGGCTATGACATGATCATCGCCGCCGGCGGGGACGGCACGCTTAACGAGGTTATCAACGGCATGGCCGGCAAGCCGTCACGGCCGCCGCTTGGCATTATTCCGCTCGGCACGACGAATGATTTCGCCCGTGCGCTGGGCATCCCCCGCCATTGGGAGGACGCCTGCTCGATTATTACCCGGCAGAAGACGCGCGTCATCGATCTGGGGCAGGCGAATGACACGTATTTCATCAATATCGCGGGCGGCGGGTCGCTGACTGAGCTCACGTATGAGGTGCCGAGCAAGCTGAAGACGATGATCGGACAGCTGGCTTATTACATGAAGGGCCTGGAAAAGATGACGAGCCTGCGGCCGACGGAGCTGCGCATCGAGGTGGACGGCCACGGCGTGTTCCATGAGGAGTTCATGCTGTTCCTGATTGCGAATACGAACTCGGTCGGCGGCTTCGAGAAGCTGGCGCCGGGGGCGCGCATCGATGACGGCCTGTTCGATGTCATCATGCTGAAGAAATGCAATCTGGCGGAGTTCATCCGCGTGGCGGGGATGGCGCTGCGGGGCGATCATATTCTCGATCCGCTCATTATCCACGTCCAGTCGAAGCGGGTGACGGTGACGTCGCCGGATACGGTGCAGTTGAATCTGGACGGCGAATACGGCGGGCTGCTGCCGGGAACATTCCAGGTGCTGCCGTCGCATTTGCGGATTTTTGCCGACGTTCCGGAGGCGCAGCCAGAGCAAGGATAG
- a CDS encoding YerC/YecD family TrpR-related protein, protein MQLKKLNDKSIDQLFEAILTLESLEECYIFFDDLCTVNEIQSLSQRLEVARMLGKGCTYNQIEAETGASTATISRVKRCLNYGNDGYKMTLERLGR, encoded by the coding sequence TTGCAATTGAAGAAATTGAATGATAAATCGATCGACCAGCTGTTTGAAGCGATTTTGACGCTGGAGTCGCTCGAAGAGTGCTATATTTTCTTTGATGATCTGTGCACGGTGAATGAAATCCAATCCTTATCCCAGCGGCTGGAGGTAGCCCGCATGTTGGGCAAGGGCTGCACTTATAATCAGATTGAAGCGGAGACGGGCGCGAGTACGGCGACGATCTCCCGCGTGAAGCGTTGCTTGAATTACGGCAATGACGGTTATAAAATGACGCTGGAACGTCTGGGGCGCTAA
- a CDS encoding alpha/beta hydrolase, with amino-acid sequence MERHVDIRWRDERLAATIHYPGARAPYELGEERRVPVTIICHGFVGSRIGVDRLFVNAARRLAEIGHIVMRFDFAGCGESTGEYGRIGLDDMIEQTGAVLDYALGCGNVDPQRVTIIGHSLGGAVALLTAVRDVRVKRLILWSPVAYPFNDIVRIVGRERYDEAVTRGQSDYLGYSFTQTYFDALGRHQPFQEAPKFNGDVLLVHGTSDDVIPADYSFLYQKIFWMRGDGQCDKEIVFQADHTYSSGEHREKLFDCTLDWLKQWEKRQEEWANWSI; translated from the coding sequence ATGGAACGACATGTCGATATCCGGTGGCGGGACGAACGGTTGGCCGCTACGATACATTATCCGGGGGCGCGGGCGCCTTATGAGTTGGGCGAGGAGAGACGCGTGCCGGTTACGATCATTTGTCACGGCTTCGTCGGGAGCCGAATCGGCGTCGACCGCTTGTTCGTCAATGCGGCGCGGCGGCTGGCGGAGATCGGCCATATCGTCATGCGCTTCGACTTCGCCGGCTGCGGGGAGAGCACTGGGGAATATGGGCGGATCGGTCTGGATGATATGATCGAGCAGACCGGGGCGGTGCTTGATTACGCACTCGGGTGCGGCAACGTTGACCCGCAGCGGGTGACGATTATCGGACATAGTCTCGGCGGCGCGGTCGCGCTGCTGACGGCCGTCCGGGATGTGCGGGTGAAGCGGCTCATTCTCTGGTCGCCCGTCGCTTATCCGTTCAACGATATTGTCCGCATTGTCGGCCGGGAGCGGTATGATGAAGCGGTGACGCGCGGTCAGTCCGATTATTTGGGCTATTCCTTCACCCAGACGTATTTCGATGCGCTCGGCAGGCATCAGCCGTTCCAGGAGGCCCCGAAGTTCAACGGCGATGTGCTGCTTGTTCACGGGACGAGCGACGATGTCATTCCGGCCGATTACAGCTTTCTTTATCAGAAAATATTTTGGATGCGGGGCGACGGGCAGTGCGATAAGGAGATCGTCTTCCAGGCGGATCATACGTATTCGAGCGGAGAACACCGGGAGAAGCTGTTCGACTGCACGCTGGATTGGCTGAAGCAGTGGGAGAAGCGCCAGGAGGAATGGGCGAATTGGAGCATTTAG
- a CDS encoding CbiX/SirB N-terminal domain-containing protein encodes MFLSTGYFTARVIPERLGDVPALYDGRPLLPHPALVEWLSREGERLLAGMKAEDG; translated from the coding sequence GTGTTCCTGAGCACCGGCTATTTTACGGCGCGGGTTATTCCCGAGCGGCTGGGCGATGTGCCGGCGCTCTATGACGGGCGCCCGCTGCTGCCGCATCCGGCCTTGGTGGAGTGGCTCTCCCGCGAGGGAGAGCGGCTGCTGGCCGGGATGAAGGCCGAGGACGGCTGA
- a CDS encoding TetR/AcrR family transcriptional regulator: MVKGKAEAILETGERLFFERGIQETSMEQIAEAVPVAKMTIYKYFQSKEGLLEAILDRLMDESFQLMQTVMSEAKDIRALFERLMNYRDFDQISPLFISDLVQYYPAIFAKLMSYQENRVIPVFEEALFRAQQAGQVRKDLSPHLMVLYIMSMKEFMSQPGRLEGGFGLRTLAEQLMTMLCHGILTDRDVKQGE; this comes from the coding sequence ATGGTGAAGGGGAAAGCAGAAGCAATTCTGGAGACCGGGGAGCGCTTGTTTTTTGAAAGAGGCATTCAAGAGACGAGCATGGAACAGATCGCGGAAGCCGTGCCGGTGGCGAAGATGACGATCTATAAATATTTTCAAAGCAAGGAAGGACTGCTGGAGGCGATCCTCGATCGCTTAATGGATGAATCGTTCCAGCTCATGCAGACGGTGATGTCCGAGGCTAAGGATATCCGCGCTCTGTTCGAGCGGCTGATGAATTACCGGGATTTCGATCAGATCTCGCCCTTGTTCATCTCCGATCTGGTCCAGTATTATCCGGCCATCTTCGCGAAATTGATGTCCTATCAGGAGAACCGGGTCATTCCCGTGTTCGAGGAAGCCTTGTTCCGCGCCCAGCAGGCCGGGCAGGTTCGCAAAGATCTGTCGCCTCACCTGATGGTGCTGTATATAATGTCGATGAAGGAATTCATGTCCCAGCCCGGGAGGCTGGAGGGCGGCTTCGGCCTGCGCACGCTGGCGGAGCAGCTGATGACGATGCTGTGCCATGGCATATTGACCGATCGGGACGTGAAGCAAGGAGAATAA
- a CDS encoding polysaccharide lyase family 8 super-sandwich domain-containing protein encodes MALTRWAKARRVTAGWLALLLVVGCLPAWPGQAEAGTLEAETVDAAAGTFEAVDAAEFDKLRRRWVEFLTGGTAYDPADPDIAPAIESLSSNVSNEEGSGLWDRMNKDAGRAYLWSDLQGSASDQMSAGYVRLKQMALAYSTYGSALYRNEEMKRDIVGGLDWMYANRYNESKGETGNWWDWEIGTPQNLNDTVVLMYDALTPQQIGNYMKAVDRFVPDPTRRTNLPSLVETGANRLDKALVVIIRGVLEKRSGKIEQGRDAISQVFDYVTRGDGFYRDGSFIQHVNIAYTGSYGGVLLNDMGKLLTVLADSPWAITDPKLEHAYHWVTDSYEPLVYRGKMMDMVFGRARFRSFEKKNPPFTGILRMARYAPKEIADDFNGMVKHWILSDTTRTRPYDGLGVADIVLLRSVINNPDIPSHPQRIGHTTFAGMDRISHLREDYAFGIEMSSSRIANYENSISDSITSWHIGEGMTFLYNADALQFNDGFWPTVDPFRLPGTTSDGAPRRSPKTTSKSWVGGTSIDGRYGAAGMDLNPDNSMLAGKKSWFLFDDEIVALGAGIRSTDNRKIETIVENRKINANGENALTMNGQTQPAQLGWSDTVEGVRWAHLEGNGPGADIGYYFPEPAAVTGLREARTGAWSNINQGDSGEPITRNYVSLALEHGVQPSDAAYSYVLLPNKDAAATEAYSDRPDVEVLRNSADIQAVKETRLGLTAVNFWQAGTVDLVRSEQPASVIVKEEGNELAVSVSDPTKNQGSLILEIGKPGFEVLSKSDAVTVLRTTPTIQLKVNAAGSLGTAHQVKLTYDAEAPVYFPPIQDEQFAPIADAFVWDGANANTNFGSSTYLVARNGGSGFKRQTFFKFDLGGCTGEVNAAKLWVYGSMDQPGDVTAFAIADDSWVEAEVTWNRKPAFGQKLDTASFDTAAGWKAFVVTSFVQSELSGDGIISIGIDTVDNRYASMNSREAVEHRPYLQVLSSGNDATPPVTSDDADEEWH; translated from the coding sequence ATGGCTCTGACAAGATGGGCGAAGGCTCGGCGCGTGACGGCGGGCTGGCTTGCTCTGCTGCTCGTGGTCGGCTGTCTTCCGGCATGGCCGGGGCAGGCGGAAGCGGGAACGTTGGAAGCGGAAACGGTGGACGCGGCAGCGGGAACGTTCGAAGCGGTGGATGCGGCGGAGTTCGATAAGCTGCGCAGGCGTTGGGTGGAGTTTTTGACCGGGGGGACGGCTTATGATCCGGCGGATCCGGATATTGCACCCGCGATCGAGTCGCTGAGCTCGAATGTTTCCAATGAAGAGGGAAGTGGGCTATGGGATCGGATGAACAAGGATGCGGGCCGCGCCTATTTGTGGAGTGATCTGCAGGGTAGCGCCTCGGATCAGATGTCTGCTGGGTATGTGCGGCTGAAGCAGATGGCGCTCGCTTATTCGACGTATGGCTCGGCGCTCTACCGGAACGAGGAGATGAAGCGGGATATCGTCGGCGGGCTGGACTGGATGTATGCCAACCGCTATAACGAGAGCAAAGGCGAGACCGGCAATTGGTGGGACTGGGAGATCGGCACCCCGCAAAATCTGAATGATACTGTCGTGCTTATGTATGATGCGTTGACGCCGCAGCAGATTGGGAATTACATGAAGGCGGTGGACCGCTTCGTGCCGGACCCGACGCGGCGGACGAATCTGCCAAGTCTTGTAGAGACCGGGGCGAACCGGCTTGATAAGGCGCTCGTCGTGATTATTCGGGGCGTGCTTGAGAAGCGGAGCGGGAAGATCGAGCAGGGCCGCGACGCGATCAGCCAGGTGTTCGATTATGTGACCCGGGGGGACGGATTTTATAGGGACGGATCGTTCATTCAGCATGTCAATATCGCGTATACGGGGAGCTATGGCGGCGTGCTGTTGAACGATATGGGCAAGCTGCTGACCGTGCTGGCCGATTCCCCTTGGGCGATCACTGACCCGAAGCTGGAGCATGCCTACCACTGGGTGACGGATTCCTATGAGCCCCTCGTCTATCGGGGCAAAATGATGGACATGGTGTTCGGGAGGGCGCGGTTCCGCAGCTTCGAGAAGAAGAATCCGCCGTTCACCGGCATCCTGCGCATGGCGCGGTATGCGCCGAAGGAGATCGCAGATGATTTCAACGGGATGGTCAAACATTGGATTCTGTCCGATACGACGCGGACTCGGCCTTATGACGGGTTGGGGGTGGCTGACATTGTGCTGCTGCGGTCGGTCATTAACAATCCGGACATTCCTTCACATCCCCAGCGGATCGGGCATACAACCTTCGCAGGGATGGATCGGATATCCCATCTGCGAGAGGATTATGCCTTCGGCATTGAGATGTCTTCCTCGCGCATCGCCAATTATGAGAACAGCATCAGTGACAGTATCACGAGCTGGCATATCGGGGAAGGGATGACGTTCCTGTACAATGCCGATGCGCTGCAGTTCAACGATGGCTTCTGGCCGACGGTGGATCCGTTCCGGCTGCCGGGCACCACATCGGACGGCGCCCCGCGCCGGTCTCCGAAGACGACGTCGAAGTCGTGGGTCGGCGGCACGTCCATCGATGGGCGGTATGGCGCTGCGGGGATGGATCTGAATCCGGACAACAGCATGCTCGCCGGCAAAAAATCATGGTTCCTGTTCGATGACGAGATCGTCGCCTTGGGCGCCGGAATTCGCAGTACCGATAACCGGAAGATCGAGACGATCGTAGAGAACCGCAAAATTAACGCCAACGGAGAGAACGCACTGACGATGAATGGACAGACGCAGCCGGCGCAGCTTGGCTGGTCGGATACGGTGGAAGGCGTCCGGTGGGCGCATCTGGAAGGCAACGGCCCGGGAGCCGATATCGGCTATTATTTCCCGGAGCCGGCTGCCGTCACCGGGCTGCGGGAAGCGCGGACCGGCGCGTGGAGCAACATTAATCAGGGTGATTCCGGGGAGCCGATTACCCGGAATTATGTCAGTCTGGCGCTGGAGCATGGAGTGCAGCCGTCTGACGCTGCCTACTCCTACGTGCTCCTTCCGAATAAGGATGCGGCCGCGACGGAGGCGTACAGCGACCGGCCTGATGTCGAGGTTCTCCGGAACTCGGCGGATATTCAAGCGGTGAAGGAGACGCGGCTTGGCTTGACTGCGGTCAATTTTTGGCAAGCGGGAACGGTCGATCTCGTGCGCAGCGAACAGCCGGCGTCGGTGATTGTGAAGGAAGAAGGGAACGAGCTGGCGGTGTCCGTGTCGGATCCGACGAAAAACCAAGGCAGCCTCATCCTCGAGATCGGCAAGCCGGGGTTCGAGGTGCTGTCGAAATCGGACGCCGTGACCGTCCTGCGGACGACGCCAACGATTCAGCTGAAGGTGAACGCCGCCGGGTCGCTGGGGACGGCGCATCAGGTGAAGCTGACGTATGATGCGGAGGCGCCGGTTTATTTTCCGCCGATTCAGGATGAGCAGTTCGCTCCTATTGCCGACGCCTTCGTATGGGATGGGGCCAATGCCAATACGAACTTCGGCAGCTCTACTTACCTGGTAGCGCGGAACGGGGGCAGCGGCTTCAAGCGCCAGACGTTCTTCAAGTTCGATCTGGGCGGCTGCACGGGCGAGGTGAATGCCGCTAAATTGTGGGTGTACGGGAGTATGGATCAGCCCGGAGACGTCACGGCTTTTGCGATAGCGGATGACAGCTGGGTGGAAGCGGAGGTGACCTGGAACCGGAAGCCAGCGTTCGGCCAGAAGCTGGATACGGCCTCCTTCGATACGGCAGCGGGGTGGAAGGCGTTCGTTGTCACTTCCTTCGTTCAATCGGAGCTGTCCGGTGACGGAATTATCAGCATCGGCATCGATACGGTCGATAACCGCTATGCGAGCATGAACAGCCGGGAGGCGGTCGAACACAGGCCGTATCTGCAGGTTCTGTCCAGCGGGAATGATGCGACGCCGCCGGTCACGTCCGATGATGCCGATGAGGAGTGGCACTGA
- a CDS encoding ABC transporter ATP-binding protein, whose amino-acid sequence MDVVHFADLTKRYGQQRGIEQLHLTVKQGEMFGFIGPNGSGKSTTLRTLMQLIHPTSGTIELFGQRVDRDRPDLRRRIGYLPSEVHFHDDLTGLEVLDFSARVHGKRLKETPALADAERLGLDVRKRVKSYSLGNRKKLGIVQCLLHRPELIVMDEPTSGLDPLMQHTFFDMLREHNERGATVFFSTHVLSEVEKLCSRVAFIRDGRLLRVSEVDRIPGKDERIAHIRFRQPGNQIGAYDLTVIDPGVSFDGSEHRLTLRRPLQAALRQLSAYDIDDIRIDQPTLEQLFMAEYEASPPAPERKRAADDKEGE is encoded by the coding sequence ATGGATGTCGTTCATTTCGCTGATTTGACGAAAAGATACGGGCAACAGCGCGGGATTGAACAGCTTCATTTGACAGTGAAGCAGGGAGAGATGTTCGGATTTATTGGACCGAATGGATCCGGAAAGTCTACAACGCTTCGCACCTTGATGCAGTTGATTCATCCGACCTCCGGCACGATCGAGCTGTTCGGGCAGCGGGTGGATCGGGATCGGCCTGATCTGCGCCGACGGATTGGCTACTTGCCTTCGGAGGTGCATTTTCACGATGATCTGACCGGATTGGAGGTGCTGGATTTCTCGGCGCGCGTGCATGGCAAGCGGCTGAAGGAGACGCCGGCGCTGGCCGATGCCGAACGGCTCGGGCTGGATGTGCGCAAGCGGGTGAAGTCGTATTCGCTGGGCAATCGCAAGAAGCTGGGCATCGTGCAATGTCTGCTTCACCGGCCGGAGCTGATTGTCATGGATGAGCCGACATCAGGCCTTGATCCGCTGATGCAGCATACGTTTTTCGATATGCTGCGGGAGCATAATGAGCGCGGGGCGACGGTGTTTTTCTCGACACATGTGCTGAGTGAGGTGGAGAAGCTGTGCTCCCGCGTCGCCTTCATCCGCGACGGCCGCCTTTTGCGCGTGAGTGAGGTGGACCGGATTCCGGGCAAGGATGAGCGCATCGCTCATATCCGGTTCCGGCAGCCGGGCAATCAGATCGGAGCGTATGATCTGACCGTGATCGATCCCGGAGTCTCTTTCGACGGAAGCGAGCACCGCCTTACGCTGCGGCGGCCGCTGCAGGCCGCTTTGCGGCAATTGTCGGCTTACGATATCGATGATATCCGCATCGATCAGCCGACGCTGGAGCAGTTGTTCATGGCGGAATACGAAGCGTCGCCGCCCGCACCGGAACGAAAGCGCGCCGCCGACGATAAGGAGGGAGAATAA
- a CDS encoding CbiX/SirB N-terminal domain-containing protein yields MAQAAWPEGVPIASSFLDCVPGRTIQDGIDELEAQGVDAIGVIPLFISGGSTHVDEIAYALGVTSAPLADTKLPPFRLRAQVRYGRPLDGAALFAAACGGDGPGGDGPAGEPEAGTVLLHMVEDRLRGLGAGAGDAALLVAHGSRHEPFAGRWHASLRRLARQLVQRSACAAASHALLCCEDIAAAARKLQQALAVMPADAGPACWRATARWRHARRLPRPRPGGTRPPGAARGGGAGVPEHRLFYGAGYSRAAGRCAGAL; encoded by the coding sequence ATGGCGCAGGCGGCGTGGCCGGAAGGGGTGCCGATCGCTTCTTCTTTTTTGGACTGCGTGCCGGGACGTACGATTCAGGACGGCATCGATGAGCTGGAGGCACAAGGGGTGGATGCCATTGGCGTCATCCCTTTGTTCATATCGGGCGGAAGCACGCATGTCGATGAGATAGCTTATGCGCTCGGCGTCACTTCGGCGCCGCTCGCCGACACGAAGCTGCCGCCGTTCCGCCTGCGGGCGCAGGTGCGCTACGGCCGCCCGCTGGACGGGGCGGCCTTGTTCGCCGCGGCTTGCGGCGGGGACGGGCCGGGCGGTGATGGCCCGGCAGGCGAGCCCGAGGCGGGCACGGTCCTCCTCCACATGGTGGAGGACCGCTTGCGCGGCCTCGGCGCCGGCGCGGGCGATGCGGCGCTGCTCGTGGCGCACGGCAGCCGCCACGAGCCTTTCGCGGGCCGCTGGCACGCGAGCCTGCGCCGCCTGGCGCGGCAGCTCGTGCAGCGCAGCGCCTGCGCGGCGGCGTCCCACGCGCTGCTCTGCTGCGAGGACATCGCCGCGGCGGCGCGCAAGCTGCAGCAGGCGCTGGCGGTGATGCCCGCCGATGCGGGCCCGGCCTGCTGGCGGGCGACCGCACGCTGGCGGCACGCGCGGCGCTTGCCGAGGCCGCGGCCCGGCGGGACTCGGCCGCCGGGAGCGGCGCGTGGCGGTGGTGCCGGTGTTCCTGAGCACCGGCTATTTTACGGCGCGGGTTATTCCCGAGCGGCTGGGCGATGTGCCGGCGCTCTATGA
- a CDS encoding inorganic phosphate transporter, with product MDVNFWVIGIVIFLALAFDFINGFHDTANAIATSVSTRALPPRVAILMAAVMNFAGALTFTGVAKTIGGSIADPAQLDNGLEIVTATLIAAIIWNLVTWWFGIPSSSSHALIGALAGAVFAGAGAGKLNMSGFNSIVIGLIISPIIAFVVGYIVMTILKWIFGRRSPHTVNKGFRTCQIITAAFQSFTHGTNDAQKAMGIITFALVAAGLQQDMEVQTWVKLAAATAMALGTSIGGWKIIKTMGTKIFKIEPINGFAADLSAASVIMTATLTHLPISTTHAITSAILGVGSAKRFSAVKWGMAGRIVVTWFITIPICAGLSMLILKVIDFLFY from the coding sequence ATGGATGTAAATTTTTGGGTCATCGGAATCGTTATCTTCCTGGCCCTGGCGTTCGACTTCATCAATGGCTTCCACGATACGGCGAACGCCATCGCCACGTCGGTCTCGACGCGGGCCTTGCCTCCGCGCGTGGCCATTCTAATGGCGGCGGTGATGAACTTCGCCGGCGCGTTGACCTTCACCGGCGTCGCGAAGACGATCGGGGGAAGCATCGCCGATCCGGCGCAGCTCGACAACGGGCTTGAGATTGTTACTGCCACGCTTATCGCGGCGATTATCTGGAACTTGGTCACCTGGTGGTTCGGAATTCCGTCTTCGTCCTCACACGCGCTCATCGGCGCGCTGGCTGGAGCGGTATTCGCGGGAGCCGGTGCCGGCAAGCTCAATATGAGCGGCTTCAACAGCATTGTCATCGGACTTATCATTTCGCCGATTATCGCATTCGTCGTCGGTTATATCGTCATGACGATATTGAAATGGATTTTCGGCAGGCGCAGTCCGCATACCGTGAACAAAGGCTTCCGCACCTGCCAGATTATTACGGCCGCGTTCCAATCGTTCACGCACGGCACGAACGATGCCCAGAAGGCGATGGGGATTATTACGTTCGCGCTGGTTGCTGCCGGTCTGCAGCAGGATATGGAGGTTCAGACGTGGGTCAAGCTCGCGGCTGCCACCGCGATGGCGCTCGGGACCTCGATCGGGGGCTGGAAGATTATTAAGACGATGGGCACCAAGATATTCAAGATTGAGCCTATCAACGGCTTTGCCGCCGATTTGTCGGCTGCTTCCGTTATCATGACCGCTACGCTTACGCATCTGCCAATCAGCACTACGCATGCGATTACCTCCGCTATTCTGGGGGTAGGCTCTGCAAAGCGGTTCTCGGCGGTGAAGTGGGGCATGGCTGGACGCATCGTGGTGACCTGGTTCATTACGATTCCGATCTGTGCGGGATTATCGATGTTGATCCTCAAAGTCATTGATTTTCTGTTTTATTAA
- a CDS encoding oligopeptidase, with amino-acid sequence MKVPHRNGRPGIPDPVELMSVPRMRGPHAMHSASPLARERAARNQARARPAGIRMNTRSFNGPPPGLPAGYPELSGYTPYQEAPIVPFNAVAETPIEVAAQPEKKLLGNFSMGDLKSMIDKLGGIEGIVDTMGKVQKIMSSVQQIMPVAKMFMGTLLPGKGGGKKLSTADGGDDAPRRRRRYSSGSPRSGSGNRRKSTASRTGSAPRRKK; translated from the coding sequence ATGAAAGTACCTCACCGCAATGGGCGGCCTGGCATTCCGGATCCGGTGGAGCTGATGTCGGTGCCTCGCATGCGCGGACCCCATGCGATGCATTCCGCATCTCCGCTGGCCAGGGAGCGGGCGGCCCGGAATCAGGCCCGGGCCCGCCCCGCCGGCATCCGCATGAACACCCGGAGCTTCAACGGCCCGCCTCCCGGATTGCCTGCTGGATATCCTGAGTTGTCCGGGTATACGCCTTACCAGGAAGCGCCTATCGTCCCGTTCAATGCCGTCGCCGAGACGCCGATTGAGGTGGCCGCTCAGCCGGAGAAGAAGCTGCTGGGCAACTTCTCCATGGGCGATCTCAAATCGATGATCGACAAGCTCGGAGGCATCGAGGGCATCGTCGATACGATGGGCAAAGTACAGAAGATTATGAGCAGCGTCCAACAAATCATGCCGGTGGCCAAAATGTTCATGGGAACCCTTTTGCCCGGCAAAGGAGGTGGAAAAAAGCTGAGCACTGCGGATGGCGGTGACGACGCACCGCGCAGACGACGGAGATATTCGAGCGGCAGCCCGCGCTCGGGAAGCGGCAACCGCCGGAAATCGACGGCCAGCCGTACAGGCAGCGCCCCACGGCGTAAAAAGTAG